In Hemitrygon akajei chromosome 9, sHemAka1.3, whole genome shotgun sequence, the following are encoded in one genomic region:
- the ccdc162 gene encoding putative uncharacterized protein C6orf183: protein MGETYKVSDSPKIQILENKLATDLAELNLEIEESGILQGAPTRPFSSVSIPKDVSYIRKERELLLKKGLQVAEAKQLVIQADVMQRELESCLKPEYTANSLPLLLHQFFTDRIHQLVQCKYLHMLRWERFCRHTKHIEQLYPLYKKQISHIMKEYDDAVQRAQRLSIARECLLTEAGNPSRCVTQEDVIIYLQWLVCHFYSVTTIHNYLRVQAYRDTKPVDFSTRTLIPHKWHPQQEVMKLITEALAGDDLGDLKAAQKFDKFLKENLVNGKQQSGSASGED, encoded by the exons ATGGGAGAAACATATAAAGTTTCTGATAGTCCAAAGATACAGATCTTGGAGAATAAACTGGCAACGGATCTGGCAGAACTAAATCTAGAGATTGAGGAAAGTGGGATATTACAAGGAGCACCAACACGACCCTTCAG TTCTGTTAGCATAccgaaggatgtttcctatatcaGAAAGGAACGAGAACTGCTCCTAAAGAAAGGATTGCAG GTGGCTGAAGCAAAACAACTTGTAATCCAAGCAGATGTAATGCAGAGAGAGCTGGAGAGTTGCCTGAAACCGGAGTACACAGCCAAtagcttgcctcttctcctccaccaG TTTTTTACAGATCGGATTCACCAGCTAGTTCAGTGCAAGTATCTGCACATGCTCCGGTGGGAAAGGTTTTGTCGGCATACAAAGCATATTGAGCAACTTTATCCCCTCTACAAG AAACAGATTTCTCATATTATGAAAGAATATGATGATGCTGTTCAAAGGGCTCAAAGGCTTTCAATAGCCCGCGAATGCCTTTTGACAGAAGCAGGGAATCCCAGTAGATGTGTGACACAAGAGGATGTAATTATCTATCTGCAATGGCTGGTGTGCCATTTCTATTCTGTCACAACTATTCACAACTACTTAAGG GTGCAGGCATATAGGGATACCAAACCAGTTGACTTCAGTACTCGGACCTTAATACCCCACAAGTGGCACCCACAGCAGGAGGTGATGAAACTGATAACTGAAGCCCTAGCAGGAGATGATCTAGGAGACTTAAAAGCTGCACAGAAATTTGATAAGTTCCTGAAGGAGAATCTGGTCAATGGGAAGCAGCAGAGTGGGTCAGCATCTGGAGAAGATTAG